In the genome of Bacteroidales bacterium, one region contains:
- the yajC gene encoding preprotein translocase subunit YajC — MMNILLMASPNGEGGGFGALIPLLLVIVIFYFFMIRPQMKRQKEVRNFRDSLKKGDRVLTIGGVYGKIVEVSETTVMLEIADNVRIKVEKAGIVKDNSDIAQQK, encoded by the coding sequence ATGATGAATATTTTATTAATGGCATCTCCAAATGGAGAAGGAGGCGGTTTCGGAGCTTTAATTCCGTTACTTTTGGTTATCGTGATTTTCTATTTTTTCATGATACGCCCACAAATGAAACGACAAAAAGAGGTTCGTAATTTTAGAGACTCTCTTAAAAAAGGCGATAGAGTTTTAACTATCGGCGGAGTTTACGGTAAAATAGTTGAAGTTAGCGAAACAACTGTTATGCTCGAAATAGCAGATAATGTACGCATTAAGGTTGAAAAGGCGGGTATTGTGAAAGATAACTCGGATATTGCACAACAAAAGTAA